Proteins encoded together in one Thermomonospora curvata DSM 43183 window:
- a CDS encoding sensor domain-containing diguanylate cyclase, producing MTAVQSSAEDRGNLAGGFGSRLVRPSLLAVYVVAVVALYLTLTVDGIVRTDFQAVDLCTFGALLACGAVCIEVSRRLGMPAGVARDLLSAWWLPVALLLPPVYALLIPIPMQALLQIRVRRTLLYRRVLVASAFGLAGVCASTLFHRVVPDPLQSPPTWVVEVYPGVPVAVGCAVLFTVINTALVAVAAHAADPKGRWRDVLWTRETLLLDVVDLCVGVIVAIISALSLTLLALALPPVVLLQRSLMHQQLQAAARTDAKTGLLNAAAWQREAGTELARAERTNEPLALLLIDIDHFKRVNDTHGHLVGDQVLAGVATTLCGQLRDYDVVGRFGGEEFVVLLPGADIVEACRVAERLRSRVRRLTVPAEEGTVGVTISVGVSLLRTHGHDLIELLAAADLALYRAKQSGRDRVCLPALDDPPPPTRPPAGPPLDHRS from the coding sequence ATGACGGCAGTGCAGTCGTCCGCCGAGGACCGGGGAAATCTGGCGGGCGGGTTCGGCAGTCGGCTGGTGCGGCCCTCGCTGCTGGCGGTCTACGTGGTCGCGGTCGTCGCGCTGTATCTGACGCTGACCGTCGACGGCATCGTCCGGACGGATTTCCAGGCGGTGGACCTGTGCACGTTCGGGGCGCTGCTGGCCTGCGGCGCGGTGTGCATCGAGGTCTCCCGGCGGCTGGGCATGCCCGCCGGCGTGGCCCGGGACCTGCTGTCGGCCTGGTGGCTGCCGGTGGCGCTGCTGCTGCCGCCGGTGTACGCGCTGCTGATCCCGATCCCGATGCAGGCGTTGCTGCAGATCAGGGTGCGGCGCACCCTGCTGTACCGGCGGGTGCTGGTGGCCTCGGCGTTCGGGCTGGCCGGGGTGTGCGCCTCCACGCTCTTTCACCGGGTGGTGCCCGACCCGCTGCAGAGCCCTCCGACGTGGGTGGTGGAGGTCTACCCCGGGGTGCCCGTCGCGGTGGGCTGCGCGGTGCTGTTCACCGTGATCAACACCGCGCTGGTGGCGGTCGCGGCGCACGCCGCCGACCCCAAGGGCCGGTGGCGGGATGTGCTGTGGACGCGCGAGACCCTGCTGCTGGACGTGGTGGACCTGTGCGTGGGCGTCATCGTGGCCATCATCAGCGCGCTGTCGCTGACGCTGCTGGCGCTGGCGCTGCCGCCGGTGGTGCTGCTGCAGCGCAGCCTGATGCACCAGCAGCTGCAGGCCGCCGCCCGCACCGACGCCAAGACCGGCCTGCTGAACGCCGCCGCCTGGCAGCGCGAGGCCGGCACCGAGCTGGCGCGGGCCGAGCGCACCAACGAGCCGCTGGCCCTGCTGCTGATCGACATCGACCACTTCAAGCGGGTCAACGACACCCACGGTCACCTGGTCGGCGACCAGGTGCTGGCCGGGGTCGCCACCACGTTGTGCGGCCAGCTGCGCGACTACGACGTGGTCGGCCGGTTCGGGGGAGAGGAGTTCGTGGTCCTGCTGCCGGGCGCCGACATCGTGGAGGCGTGCCGGGTGGCCGAGCGGCTGCGCAGCCGGGTGCGCCGGCTCACCGTCCCGGCCGAGGAGGGCACGGTCGGGGTGACCATCTCGGTGGGCGTCTCCCTGCTGCGCACCCACGGCCATGACCTGATCGAACTGCTGGCCGCCGCCGACCTGGCGCTGTACCGGGCCAAGCAGTCCGGCCGCGACCGGGTCTGCCTGCCCGCCCTGGACGATCCCCCACCCCCGACCCGGCCTCCGGCCGGACCGCCTCTTGATCACCGGTCTTAG
- the ettA gene encoding energy-dependent translational throttle protein EttA — MPEYIYTMQRVRKAHGDKVILDDVTLHFLPGAKIGVLGPNGTGKSTLLRMMAGLEQPSNGEARLMPGYTVGLLQQEPPLNEEKTVLGNVEEGVAETKALLDRYNEIAEKMATDYSDELMEEMGKLQEQLDHRNAWDLDSQLEQAMDALRCPPPDTPVTNLSGGERRRVALCKLLLEAPDLLLLDEPTNHLDAESVQWLEQYLEKYPGTVLAVTHDRYFLDNVAGWILELDRGRCYPYEGNYSTYLEKKAERLKVEGRKDAKRKKRLQEELEWVRSNPKARQAKSKARLQRYEEMAAEAAKTRKLDFEEIQIPPGPRLGNTVIVAENLTKGFGDRLLIENLSFNLPPNGIVGVIGPNGVGKTTLFRMIVGQETPDSGALKIGETVQISYVDQTRSGIDPNKSVWEVVSDGLDHIKVGQVEMPSRAYVAAFGFKGPDQQKPAGVLSGGERNRLNLALTLKQGGNVLLLDEPTNDLDTETLSSLESALLEFPGCAVITSHDRWFLDRIATHILAWEGGANWFWFEGNFADYEKNKIERLGPEAARPHRVTHRKLTRD; from the coding sequence ATGCCCGAGTACATCTACACCATGCAGCGCGTGCGCAAGGCGCACGGCGACAAGGTCATCCTTGACGACGTCACCTTGCACTTCCTGCCGGGAGCCAAGATCGGTGTGCTTGGCCCCAACGGCACCGGAAAGTCCACGCTGCTGCGGATGATGGCCGGCCTGGAACAGCCGTCCAACGGCGAGGCGCGCCTCATGCCGGGCTACACGGTGGGCCTGCTGCAGCAGGAGCCGCCGCTGAACGAGGAGAAGACCGTGCTCGGCAACGTCGAAGAGGGCGTGGCCGAGACCAAGGCGCTGCTCGATCGGTACAACGAGATCGCCGAGAAGATGGCGACCGACTACTCCGATGAGCTGATGGAGGAGATGGGCAAGCTGCAGGAGCAGCTGGACCATCGCAACGCCTGGGACCTCGACAGCCAGCTCGAGCAGGCGATGGACGCGCTGCGCTGCCCCCCTCCGGACACGCCGGTGACCAACCTGTCCGGCGGTGAGCGCCGCCGGGTGGCGCTGTGCAAGCTGCTGCTGGAGGCGCCCGACCTGCTGCTGCTGGACGAGCCCACCAACCACCTGGACGCCGAGAGCGTGCAGTGGCTGGAGCAGTACCTGGAGAAGTACCCGGGCACCGTGCTGGCGGTCACCCACGACCGGTACTTCCTGGACAACGTGGCCGGGTGGATCCTGGAGCTGGACCGCGGCCGCTGCTACCCGTATGAGGGCAACTACTCCACCTACCTGGAGAAGAAGGCCGAGCGGCTCAAGGTCGAGGGCCGCAAGGACGCCAAGCGCAAAAAGCGCCTGCAGGAGGAGCTGGAGTGGGTCCGCTCCAACCCCAAGGCCCGGCAGGCCAAGAGCAAGGCCCGTCTGCAGCGCTATGAGGAGATGGCCGCCGAGGCCGCCAAGACCCGCAAGCTGGACTTCGAGGAGATCCAGATCCCGCCGGGCCCCCGGCTGGGCAACACGGTGATCGTCGCCGAGAACCTCACCAAGGGCTTCGGCGACCGGCTGCTGATCGAGAACCTGTCGTTCAACCTGCCCCCGAACGGCATCGTCGGTGTGATCGGCCCCAACGGCGTCGGCAAGACCACCCTGTTCCGCATGATCGTGGGCCAGGAGACCCCCGATTCGGGCGCGCTGAAGATCGGCGAGACCGTCCAGATCTCGTACGTGGACCAGACCCGCAGCGGCATCGACCCGAACAAGTCGGTGTGGGAGGTGGTCTCCGACGGCCTGGACCACATCAAGGTCGGCCAGGTGGAGATGCCCTCGCGCGCCTACGTGGCGGCCTTCGGCTTCAAGGGCCCCGACCAGCAGAAGCCGGCCGGCGTGCTGTCCGGCGGCGAGCGCAACCGGCTGAACCTGGCGCTCACCCTCAAGCAGGGCGGCAACGTGCTGCTGCTGGACGAGCCCACCAACGACCTGGACACCGAGACCCTCAGCTCGCTGGAGAGCGCGCTGCTGGAGTTCCCCGGCTGCGCCGTGATCACCTCGCACGACCGCTGGTTCCTGGACCGCATCGCCACCCACATCCTGGCCTGGGAGGGCGGGGCGAACTGGTTCTGGTTCGAGGGCAACTTCGCCGACTACGAGAAGAACAAGATCGAGCGGCTCGGCCCCGAGGCCGCCCGTCCGCACCGGGTCACCCACCGCAAGCTGACCCGGGACTGA
- a CDS encoding acyl-CoA thioesterase: MDSDIPPAEYRHVYEFEVKFGDIDSMGHVNNVKFLSYLEDARVQMFYGDPVRKGEESLHGLVVARHEIDYRRPMSLTFRPVRVETWVTEIRNASFRLAYHIRDDEQVFATAASVMVAFDPKKGRARRFTPSELEFLKRYLPPS, encoded by the coding sequence ATGGACAGCGACATTCCCCCCGCCGAGTACCGGCATGTCTATGAGTTCGAGGTGAAGTTCGGCGACATCGACTCCATGGGCCATGTGAACAACGTCAAGTTCCTCAGCTACCTGGAGGACGCCCGGGTGCAGATGTTCTACGGCGACCCGGTCCGCAAGGGCGAGGAGTCGTTGCACGGCCTGGTGGTCGCCCGGCACGAGATCGACTACCGGCGGCCGATGTCGCTGACCTTCCGCCCCGTCCGGGTGGAGACCTGGGTGACCGAGATCCGCAACGCCTCGTTCCGGCTGGCCTACCACATCCGCGACGACGAGCAGGTCTTCGCCACCGCCGCCTCCGTGATGGTGGCCTTCGACCCCAAGAAGGGCCGCGCGCGCCGCTTCACCCCCTCGGAGCTGGAGTTCCTCAAGCGTTACCTGCCCCCGTCCTGA
- a CDS encoding MFS transporter, with amino-acid sequence MTEGGPDGRRWVVLGVGVGAMAAGCLFQFGLPFLLPALRAGGLSLAQAGTLVACPMAGLMVALVAWGAAADRWGERLVLSLGLGIAGLALLGAAATAGRLLAMGACLVAAGVSGAAVHAASGRLILGWFGPRERGLAMGIRQTAQPLGVGAAALILPPLAAGGLRAPLLVLAACCLAMAAAVALLVQDPPRAEDEQAGRSRSPYATPVLWRLHAASALLVVPQFTVATFALVFLVDEHGWQATAAGRVLAVVQVAGALGRIGAGVWSDRAGSRLRPYRLVALAITAVMAALAAGAHAGSAAAAAALLVAGVITVTPNGLAYTAVAEYAGRAWAGRALGVQNTAQNALATLTPPLAAAVIGGPGYAMAFAVAGVFSLAAVPLVPVRSEGGTKTGRYIHGSRSSQQVVSGS; translated from the coding sequence ATGACGGAGGGTGGACCGGACGGTCGCCGGTGGGTGGTGCTGGGCGTCGGCGTGGGGGCGATGGCCGCCGGATGCCTCTTTCAGTTCGGGCTGCCCTTCCTGCTGCCGGCGCTGCGGGCGGGCGGGCTGTCCCTGGCCCAGGCGGGCACGCTGGTGGCCTGCCCGATGGCCGGGCTCATGGTCGCCCTGGTCGCCTGGGGCGCCGCCGCCGACCGCTGGGGAGAGCGGCTGGTCCTCTCCCTGGGACTGGGCATCGCGGGGCTGGCCCTGCTGGGCGCGGCGGCGACGGCCGGGCGGCTCCTGGCCATGGGGGCCTGCCTGGTGGCGGCGGGCGTGAGCGGGGCGGCGGTGCACGCGGCCAGCGGACGGCTGATCCTCGGCTGGTTCGGGCCGCGCGAGCGCGGGCTGGCGATGGGCATCCGGCAGACCGCCCAGCCGCTGGGTGTCGGGGCGGCCGCGCTGATCCTGCCGCCGCTGGCGGCCGGCGGGCTGCGCGCCCCGCTGCTGGTCCTGGCGGCCTGCTGCCTGGCGATGGCGGCCGCCGTGGCGCTGCTGGTGCAAGACCCGCCGCGGGCCGAGGACGAGCAGGCCGGGCGCAGCCGGTCCCCCTACGCCACCCCCGTGCTGTGGCGGCTGCACGCCGCCAGCGCCCTGCTGGTCGTTCCGCAGTTCACCGTCGCCACGTTCGCCCTGGTCTTCCTGGTCGATGAGCATGGCTGGCAGGCCACTGCGGCCGGGCGCGTCCTGGCCGTCGTCCAGGTGGCCGGGGCGCTGGGCCGGATCGGCGCGGGGGTCTGGTCGGACCGGGCCGGCAGCAGGCTGCGTCCCTACCGGCTGGTCGCCTTGGCCATCACCGCGGTGATGGCGGCGCTGGCGGCCGGGGCCCATGCCGGCTCGGCGGCGGCCGCCGCGGCGCTGCTGGTCGCCGGGGTGATCACCGTGACCCCCAACGGGCTGGCCTACACCGCCGTCGCCGAGTACGCCGGACGGGCGTGGGCCGGGCGTGCGCTGGGCGTGCAGAACACCGCGCAGAACGCGCTGGCGACCCTCACCCCGCCGCTGGCGGCGGCGGTGATCGGCGGCCCCGGCTATGCCATGGCGTTCGCCGTCGCCGGCGTCTTCTCCCTGGCCGCGGTCCCGCTGGTGCCCGTACGCTCCGAGGGCGGCACGAAGACGGGCAGATACATCCACGGGTCGCGCAGTTCGCAGCAGGTCGTCTCCGGCTCGTAG
- a CDS encoding mechanosensitive ion channel family protein translates to MSDLAALGVTAPLFDADERPETYCGPKPLMPCRLFWNITHSPEATKFVHDYHLDLWTNRLFAIVVTLTVALILRRIVHRMIIKITTRMAEGTVPERLRSSGRTHVEGSQVLLSERRQQRAKTLGSVLRSIASIVIMGTAVFSALGELGLNLTPVLASASVIGVAVGFGAQSLVKDFLAGLFILLEDQFGVGDVVDVGQAKGTVEAITLRVTRLRDVNGVVWYIRNGEILRVGNESQNWARAVLDIPVGYEEDTTKVKEILKTTADKLAADPGWADIILEEPSVWGVQGLSGEAVVVRLVVKTAPGRQGEVARELRERVKYSLDAAGVTVANPPAA, encoded by the coding sequence TTGTCCGACCTTGCGGCCCTCGGAGTGACCGCTCCCCTGTTCGACGCCGACGAACGCCCGGAGACGTACTGCGGTCCCAAACCCCTCATGCCGTGCCGGCTGTTCTGGAACATCACCCACAGCCCGGAGGCGACCAAGTTCGTCCACGACTACCACCTGGACCTGTGGACCAACCGGCTGTTCGCCATCGTCGTCACGCTGACGGTCGCGCTGATCCTGCGGCGGATCGTGCACCGGATGATCATAAAGATCACCACCCGGATGGCCGAGGGCACCGTGCCCGAGCGGCTGCGCAGCAGCGGCCGCACCCACGTGGAGGGCAGCCAGGTGCTGCTGAGCGAGCGGCGGCAGCAGCGCGCCAAGACACTGGGCTCGGTGCTGCGCAGCATCGCCTCCATCGTGATCATGGGGACGGCGGTGTTCAGCGCGCTGGGCGAGCTGGGGCTCAACCTCACCCCCGTGCTGGCCAGCGCCAGCGTGATCGGCGTGGCGGTGGGCTTCGGCGCCCAAAGCCTGGTCAAGGACTTCCTGGCCGGCCTGTTCATCCTGCTGGAGGACCAGTTCGGGGTCGGCGACGTGGTGGACGTGGGACAGGCCAAGGGCACCGTGGAGGCGATCACGCTGCGGGTCACGCGGCTGCGCGACGTCAACGGGGTGGTCTGGTACATCCGCAACGGAGAGATCCTGCGGGTGGGCAACGAGTCGCAGAACTGGGCCCGGGCGGTCCTGGACATCCCGGTCGGCTACGAGGAGGACACCACCAAGGTCAAGGAGATCCTCAAGACCACCGCCGACAAGCTGGCCGCCGACCCGGGCTGGGCGGACATCATCTTGGAAGAGCCGTCGGTGTGGGGCGTGCAGGGCCTCAGCGGCGAGGCCGTGGTGGTCCGCCTGGTGGTCAAGACCGCCCCCGGACGCCAGGGCGAGGTGGCCCGCGAGCTGCGCGAGCGCGTCAAGTACTCCCTCGACGCGGCGGGCGTCACCGTCGCCAATCCCCCGGCCGCCTGA
- a CDS encoding tetratricopeptide repeat protein has protein sequence MPESPGNAPRKETDIARRVRAYGLARGRTPAEIAVDIYEQCGPLFGTTRIKAHRLAHGVALSDIVAQIRALHELDGKPQPKLGETLLSAYESGHKRPGPVYLHYLCTVYQAEPADLGFAGPCICDRGHGRPTSALERGTARPPSPPAGHRVVASRALGEPDALVGNVVVPIPADRHWITVGDGRMGAAQPADVGEEDVVLRRTLLQLMAGAGVTLDGEFLGAVDHLRRKMDDTLVSATVSPTMLDQWEETTLGYGRLYQATPSLRLLCDVLLDFSEVRRMCERRQPVETQERLCRLAAQLAGLCGLIMINLGDHRLARSFFRTASTAADETGDRALRAWVTVREALVPMYYGDPREALHLARKAQDLAGRSPSVAAAMAPAVEARALGLLALRGRTDAAPSARRALVRGRSVFEQLPKSQTSDLAFGFTERQMAFYEGDTYTNLGDHKSGEEALSRALRLYAPTDWVDLTLVRLDRAACRMHAGHPEAALEVAQEAITELPPDHRSDILVHRARQLGATVSARFGEIKELKSFYEALSGPSVSSPAARRPNPAQQI, from the coding sequence ATGCCGGAATCCCCCGGGAACGCCCCCAGGAAAGAGACGGACATCGCCCGCCGGGTCCGCGCCTACGGTCTTGCCCGGGGCCGCACCCCGGCGGAGATAGCCGTGGACATCTACGAGCAGTGCGGCCCGCTGTTCGGCACCACCCGGATCAAAGCCCACCGGCTGGCCCATGGCGTCGCGCTGTCGGACATCGTCGCCCAGATCCGCGCACTGCACGAACTCGACGGCAAGCCGCAGCCCAAGCTGGGCGAGACGCTGCTGTCGGCCTATGAGAGCGGACACAAGCGCCCCGGGCCGGTCTATCTGCACTACCTGTGCACCGTCTACCAGGCGGAGCCCGCCGATCTCGGCTTTGCGGGCCCCTGCATCTGCGACCGCGGTCACGGGCGGCCGACGTCCGCCCTGGAGCGGGGAACCGCCCGGCCGCCCTCGCCGCCGGCCGGGCACCGCGTCGTCGCCTCCCGCGCCCTGGGCGAGCCCGACGCGCTGGTCGGGAACGTGGTCGTGCCGATACCGGCCGACCGTCATTGGATCACCGTCGGCGACGGCCGCATGGGCGCCGCCCAGCCGGCGGATGTGGGAGAGGAGGACGTGGTGCTTCGCAGAACGCTCCTGCAGCTGATGGCCGGGGCCGGCGTCACGCTCGACGGCGAGTTCCTGGGCGCCGTGGATCACCTGCGCCGCAAGATGGACGACACCCTGGTCAGCGCCACGGTGTCGCCCACCATGCTGGACCAGTGGGAGGAGACCACCCTCGGCTACGGCCGGCTCTACCAGGCCACCCCTTCGCTGCGCCTGCTGTGCGATGTGCTGCTGGACTTCAGCGAGGTGCGCCGCATGTGCGAGCGGCGGCAGCCGGTGGAGACCCAGGAACGGTTGTGCCGGCTGGCCGCCCAGCTGGCCGGGCTGTGCGGGCTGATCATGATCAATCTGGGCGATCACCGGCTGGCCCGGTCGTTCTTCCGCACCGCCAGCACCGCCGCCGACGAGACCGGCGACCGGGCGCTGCGCGCCTGGGTGACGGTGCGCGAGGCGCTGGTGCCGATGTACTACGGCGACCCGCGCGAGGCGCTGCACCTGGCCCGCAAGGCCCAGGATCTGGCCGGCCGGAGCCCCAGCGTGGCGGCGGCCATGGCGCCCGCGGTGGAGGCGCGGGCGCTGGGGCTGCTGGCGCTGCGGGGCCGCACCGACGCCGCCCCCAGCGCCCGCCGGGCCCTGGTCCGCGGCCGCTCGGTCTTCGAACAGCTGCCCAAGTCCCAGACCAGCGACCTGGCCTTCGGGTTCACCGAACGGCAGATGGCCTTCTACGAGGGCGACACCTACACCAACCTCGGCGACCACAAGTCCGGGGAGGAGGCCCTCAGCCGCGCGCTGCGGCTGTACGCCCCCACCGACTGGGTCGATCTGACACTGGTGCGCCTGGACCGGGCCGCCTGCCGGATGCACGCCGGGCACCCGGAGGCGGCGCTGGAGGTGGCGCAGGAGGCCATCACCGAGCTGCCCCCCGACCACCGCTCCGACATCTTGGTGCACCGGGCCCGCCAGCTCGGCGCCACGGTCTCGGCGCGCTTCGGCGAGATCAAGGAGCTCAAGAGCTTCTATGAGGCGCTGTCGGGACCGTCGGTCAGCAGCCCGGCCGCCCGGCGGCCGAACCCGGCCCAGCAGATCTGA
- a CDS encoding GNAT family N-acetyltransferase, whose amino-acid sequence MPAVEGNAHTLVRRRREPPAWQYRDLLIRRYVPADHAAVLELHRQGLAQVGLRPGDGVYYEHDLFRIEEVYFDRCGEFVVGERDGVVVAMGGLRRADLIPTGLTRAHGGYAVGLPPRTEIAEMVRLRVHQTVRRRGYGSAIVAALEERAVELGYRLLHCDTTDLQVAAMELYRRAGWRETRREVIGGITNVYFEKALF is encoded by the coding sequence ATGCCGGCCGTGGAGGGGAACGCCCACACCCTGGTGCGGCGCCGCCGGGAACCGCCCGCCTGGCAGTACCGGGATCTGCTGATCCGCCGGTACGTCCCGGCCGACCACGCCGCCGTGCTGGAGCTGCACCGCCAAGGGCTGGCCCAGGTCGGGCTGCGCCCCGGCGACGGGGTCTACTACGAGCACGACCTGTTCCGCATCGAGGAGGTCTACTTCGACCGCTGCGGGGAGTTCGTGGTCGGCGAGCGGGACGGCGTGGTCGTGGCGATGGGCGGGCTGCGCCGGGCCGACCTCATCCCCACCGGGCTGACCCGGGCGCACGGCGGGTACGCCGTGGGGCTGCCGCCGCGCACCGAGATCGCCGAGATGGTGCGGCTGCGGGTGCACCAGACGGTGCGGCGCCGCGGCTACGGCTCGGCGATCGTCGCGGCCCTGGAGGAACGCGCCGTTGAACTCGGCTACCGCCTCCTGCACTGCGACACCACCGACCTGCAGGTCGCCGCGATGGAGCTGTACCGGCGAGCGGGCTGGCGGGAGACCAGACGGGAGGTCATCGGCGGGATCACCAACGTCTACTTCGAAAAAGCCCTGTTCTGA
- a CDS encoding class I SAM-dependent methyltransferase, translated as MGTTAAGQHAVHERIVELLASPPARAEDAAGYLDLLGPGDEPAPSPAQRAMQSTLLPRIYEQVWRPIGFNLAKGWPAGPDTAEEYALARSWLALGRPTDPRKPDMTVLDVACGPGNVTRALAEGVGPGGLVVGLDVSATMLERAVAEPAGDTIGYVRGNAARLPFRDGVFDAVCCFGGLHLFDDPWAALDDMTRVLKPGGRLALLTLRRPALPLAGPAGELIGRLTGLTMFGDQELRRALQERGYRRLRHHRLPLMQFAGGTLG; from the coding sequence ATGGGCACGACGGCCGCAGGACAGCACGCCGTACACGAGCGCATCGTGGAGCTGCTCGCCTCCCCTCCCGCCCGCGCCGAGGACGCCGCGGGCTATCTGGACCTGCTCGGTCCCGGTGATGAACCGGCGCCTTCGCCCGCCCAGCGGGCCATGCAATCGACCCTCCTGCCGCGCATCTACGAGCAGGTGTGGCGGCCCATCGGCTTCAACCTGGCCAAGGGCTGGCCCGCCGGGCCCGACACCGCCGAGGAGTACGCGCTGGCCCGTTCCTGGCTGGCCCTGGGACGCCCCACCGACCCCCGCAAACCGGACATGACCGTGCTGGACGTGGCGTGCGGGCCGGGGAATGTGACCCGGGCGCTGGCCGAAGGGGTCGGGCCGGGCGGCCTGGTGGTCGGGCTGGATGTGTCGGCGACCATGCTGGAGCGCGCCGTGGCCGAACCCGCCGGCGACACGATCGGGTATGTGCGCGGGAACGCGGCGAGGCTGCCGTTCCGGGACGGGGTGTTCGATGCGGTGTGCTGCTTCGGCGGCCTGCACCTGTTCGACGACCCGTGGGCGGCGCTGGACGACATGACCCGGGTTCTCAAACCCGGCGGTCGCCTGGCGCTACTGACCCTGCGCCGGCCGGCACTGCCGCTGGCCGGGCCGGCCGGCGAGCTGATCGGCCGCCTCACCGGGTTGACCATGTTCGGCGACCAGGAGCTGCGCCGGGCGCTCCAGGAGCGCGGCTACCGCCGCCTCCGGCACCACCGGTTGCCGCTGATGCAGTTCGCCGGCGGCACCCTGGGCTGA